One part of the Psychrilyobacter piezotolerans genome encodes these proteins:
- a CDS encoding EutN/CcmL family microcompartment protein — protein MKIGKVIGNVWATRKSNNLNGYKFLVIELEDSEKIVACDNIGAGEGDRVLVTLGSGARKGTYDENVPIDSLVIGIIDEIEEKGGEDE, from the coding sequence ATGAAAATAGGTAAAGTAATTGGTAATGTTTGGGCCACTAGAAAATCAAATAATTTAAATGGATATAAGTTTTTAGTGATAGAATTAGAAGATAGTGAAAAAATTGTTGCTTGTGACAATATAGGAGCAGGTGAAGGTGATAGAGTTTTAGTGACTCTAGGAAGTGGAGCAAGAAAAGGAACTTATGATGAAAATGTGCCTATAGATTCATTGGTTATAGGCATTATTGATGAAATAGAAGAAAAAGGAGGAGAAGATGAATAA
- the pduL gene encoding phosphate propanoyltransferase codes for MEIEKIVKLVKDQLEQYNKKDQLEQCDEKKIPIEASGRHIHLSYEDIENLFGKGYDLKQKKELSQPGQFACEERVRIIGPKGVIENVIILGPARAKSQVEISLTDCRKLGIKPFIKNSGDILGTAGIIVTNKDKTIILNQGAIIAKNHIHMNSEEARRLDVRDKQKVKVKIHSERPIIFEEVLIRVNDSFRLSMHIDYDEANACSLNKNSYGKIV; via the coding sequence ATGGAAATTGAAAAAATAGTAAAACTTGTTAAAGATCAATTAGAACAATACAATAAAAAAGATCAATTAGAACAGTGCGATGAGAAAAAAATACCAATAGAAGCTTCTGGAAGACATATTCATTTATCTTATGAAGATATAGAGAACTTATTTGGAAAAGGATATGACTTAAAGCAAAAAAAAGAATTATCTCAGCCAGGTCAATTTGCTTGTGAAGAAAGAGTTAGAATAATTGGTCCAAAAGGTGTGATAGAAAACGTAATAATTTTAGGACCCGCTAGAGCAAAGAGTCAAGTTGAAATTTCTTTGACTGATTGTCGTAAATTGGGGATAAAACCATTTATAAAAAATTCTGGAGATATCCTAGGTACAGCTGGAATAATTGTGACAAATAAAGATAAAACAATAATATTAAACCAAGGAGCCATAATAGCTAAAAATCATATTCATATGAATTCAGAAGAAGCAAGAAGATTAGATGTCAGAGATAAGCAGAAAGTAAAAGTGAAAATTCATTCAGAAAGACCTATCATTTTTGAAGAAGTATTGATAAGGGTAAATGATTCATTTAGATTAAGTATGCATATTGATTATGATGAAGCTAATGCTTGTAGTCTTAACAAAAATTCCTATGGAAAAATAGTATGA
- a CDS encoding ethanolamine utilization protein, giving the protein MVVTELKLRESYRNKEFSKYYLEKGVILTPSAKQFLHDKKIEVTQEKKEQKKIEVTKNKIEQIKEEKLVKKDEVAKYQGLMGEVYFEKPEYMTQLSGNILVKKNHKIIYFRSKMDSFLSELILIEKQVNTNNNIELKEDFKSIKRFLDEIIKSEVLNTRLDKDLKIFNLSLEKIREISHNPKKYFSMDNLFGISSENNIRTLYLNKLRALIREVEITAVDAFVSESKVQKIDLLKALNRLSSAIYIMMLKEEKGEYGN; this is encoded by the coding sequence ATGGTAGTAACAGAATTAAAATTAAGAGAAAGTTATAGGAATAAAGAATTTAGTAAATATTATTTAGAGAAAGGTGTGATATTAACGCCTTCTGCTAAACAATTTCTTCATGATAAAAAAATAGAAGTAACCCAAGAAAAAAAAGAACAGAAAAAAATAGAAGTAACAAAAAATAAAATTGAGCAGATAAAAGAAGAAAAATTAGTAAAAAAAGATGAAGTTGCTAAATATCAAGGGCTCATGGGAGAAGTATATTTTGAAAAGCCAGAATATATGACTCAACTTTCAGGGAATATCTTGGTAAAAAAAAATCATAAAATAATTTATTTTAGAAGTAAAATGGATAGTTTTTTATCAGAATTGATATTAATCGAAAAGCAAGTTAATACTAATAATAATATTGAATTAAAAGAAGATTTTAAAAGCATAAAACGATTTTTAGATGAAATAATAAAATCAGAAGTGTTAAATACTAGATTAGATAAAGACTTAAAAATTTTTAATTTATCATTGGAAAAAATAAGAGAAATCTCTCATAATCCTAAAAAATATTTTTCTATGGATAACCTTTTTGGTATATCATCTGAAAATAACATTAGAACTTTATACTTAAATAAATTAAGGGCATTAATTAGAGAAGTAGAAATAACGGCTGTAGATGCTTTTGTATCAGAGTCAAAGGTTCAAAAGATAGATCTTTTAAAAGCCCTAAATAGACTAAGCAGTGCAATTTATATAATGATGTTAAAGGAGGAAAAAGGGGAATATGGAAATTGA
- a CDS encoding acetaldehyde dehydrogenase (acetylating) — protein MDKDLLSIQQVRDLMTLSKGAQKKYAEFSQEKIDYIVKAVVKEMSSHNERLAKQAAEETGFGIWEDKVIKNKFASEYLYEYIKDMKTVGVIKETENILEIGVPLGVVAGIIPSTNPTSTTIYKVLLALKSGNGIIVSPHPNAKNCIMETVRIMQNAAYKAGAPEGLIGVIEIPTLQGTQALMKHKDTAVILATGGEAMVKAAYSSGNPAIGVGPGNGPAFIEKSANIKLAVKRILDSKTFDNGVICASEQSIIVEEVKKIEVIEELKKQGAYFLTREQSEKLGKFILRANGSMNPQIVGKSVKHIATLANIEVPEGTRVMISEETTVSKTNPYSREKLAPILAFYVEKNWEGACKRSIEILNNEGAGHTLCIHSEDKAIIREFGLKKPASRILVNTPGALGGVGGTTALAPAFTLGCGAVGGSSTSDNITPLNLINIRRVAWGIKELEDLKPNKTSISNSNNETSLNIDIDIESIIRKVVQNLLNR, from the coding sequence ATGGATAAAGATTTATTGTCAATACAGCAGGTTAGGGATTTAATGACCCTTTCTAAAGGTGCACAAAAAAAATATGCTGAATTTAGTCAAGAAAAAATTGATTATATAGTTAAAGCCGTTGTAAAAGAAATGTCTTCGCATAATGAAAGGTTGGCAAAACAAGCAGCAGAAGAAACTGGTTTTGGTATATGGGAAGATAAAGTAATAAAAAATAAATTTGCTTCTGAATATTTATACGAGTATATAAAAGACATGAAAACAGTAGGAGTAATTAAAGAAACAGAAAATATATTAGAAATAGGAGTTCCACTAGGGGTTGTAGCAGGAATAATTCCGTCAACTAACCCTACTTCCACAACGATATATAAAGTTTTATTAGCATTAAAATCAGGAAATGGAATAATTGTTAGTCCTCATCCAAATGCTAAAAATTGCATAATGGAAACAGTTAGAATTATGCAAAATGCAGCATATAAAGCTGGAGCACCGGAGGGATTAATTGGAGTAATTGAAATTCCAACTTTACAAGGAACCCAAGCTCTTATGAAACATAAAGATACCGCTGTTATCCTAGCAACAGGTGGAGAAGCAATGGTGAAAGCAGCTTATAGTTCAGGGAATCCAGCTATAGGAGTAGGTCCTGGAAATGGTCCTGCTTTTATAGAGAAAAGTGCAAATATAAAACTTGCTGTAAAAAGAATCTTAGACAGTAAAACATTTGATAATGGTGTTATTTGTGCCTCAGAACAATCAATAATAGTAGAAGAAGTGAAAAAAATAGAAGTAATAGAAGAATTAAAAAAACAAGGGGCTTATTTTTTAACAAGAGAGCAATCTGAAAAATTAGGAAAGTTTATACTGAGAGCTAATGGATCTATGAATCCGCAAATAGTAGGGAAAAGTGTAAAACATATCGCAACTCTTGCAAATATTGAAGTTCCAGAAGGGACAAGAGTAATGATTTCAGAGGAAACAACAGTATCTAAAACAAATCCTTATTCAAGAGAAAAATTAGCTCCAATATTAGCTTTTTATGTGGAGAAGAACTGGGAAGGTGCTTGTAAAAGATCTATAGAAATATTAAATAATGAAGGGGCAGGTCATACTCTGTGCATTCATTCAGAGGACAAAGCAATTATTAGAGAATTTGGATTAAAAAAACCAGCTTCCAGAATATTAGTAAATACTCCAGGAGCTTTAGGTGGAGTAGGTGGAACAACTGCTTTAGCGCCTGCATTTACACTGGGATGCGGAGCTGTCGGAGGGAGTTCTACGTCAGATAATATAACACCTTTAAATCTTATCAACATAAGAAGGGTAGCTTGGGGAATTAAGGAGTTAGAGGATTTAAAACCTAATAAAACTTCTATCTCAAATTCAAATAATGAAACTTCTTTAAATATAGATATAGATATAGAAAGCATCATTAGAAAAGTAGTACAAAACTTATTAAATAGGTAG
- a CDS encoding BMC domain-containing protein, with translation MGSIGVAEFFSIAEGIETLDKFLKGVDVDVYRAGTTCPGKYYFIVLGDTESINTGLNSLSNEQKKIAISGVSEDILKAIKNQNSKEIKSSIGIFEFLSISESLYSLDSVIKKTDVEIVKLVLGYGIAGKSYYVVTGNIDSIEEAIILVTKSYKVKNYRKINNPSNGILRYI, from the coding sequence ATGGGTTCAATTGGTGTAGCTGAATTCTTTAGTATTGCTGAAGGAATAGAAACATTGGATAAATTTTTAAAAGGAGTGGACGTCGATGTATATAGAGCTGGAACGACATGTCCGGGGAAATATTATTTTATAGTCTTAGGTGACACAGAATCTATAAATACAGGCCTAAATAGTTTAAGCAATGAACAAAAAAAGATAGCAATTTCAGGAGTTTCAGAGGATATTCTGAAAGCAATAAAAAATCAAAATAGTAAAGAAATAAAAAGTTCTATAGGAATATTTGAATTTTTAAGTATTTCTGAGAGCCTTTATTCTTTAGATAGTGTAATAAAAAAAACTGATGTGGAAATAGTAAAGTTAGTATTAGGCTATGGTATTGCGGGGAAAAGTTATTATGTTGTAACTGGAAATATAGATTCTATCGAAGAAGCGATAATTTTAGTGACTAAATCGTACAAAGTAAAAAATTATAGAAAAATAAATAATCCTAGTAATGGAATATTAAGGTATATTTAG
- a CDS encoding BMC domain-containing protein produces the protein MATLNALGMIETKGLVAAVEAADAMVKAANVTLVGKEMIGGGLVTVLVRGDVGAVKAATDAGAAAADRVGELISVHVIPRPHSEVEIILPEVKTK, from the coding sequence ATGGCAACTTTAAATGCATTAGGAATGATTGAAACAAAGGGATTGGTAGCAGCGGTAGAAGCAGCAGACGCAATGGTGAAAGCAGCAAACGTAACATTAGTAGGGAAGGAAATGATCGGTGGAGGATTAGTAACTGTACTAGTTAGAGGAGATGTAGGAGCAGTTAAAGCCGCTACAGATGCAGGAGCAGCAGCAGCAGATAGAGTTGGAGAATTAATATCTGTTCATGTAATTCCAAGACCTCATTCAGAAGTTGAAATTATTTTACCAGAAGTAAAAACTAAATAG
- a CDS encoding BMC domain-containing protein: protein MKALGMIETTGLIGAIEAADVATKTANVEILNKHFISAGIVTLEITGDIGAVKVAIEAAVEATKKLGVFMSSNVIARPGDSIANLILGDLKNDNLQITKKIEKTVEKEIKLEEVKPEEIKELKKQTIVEKKIKNKK from the coding sequence ATGAAAGCATTGGGAATGATAGAAACTACTGGATTGATAGGAGCTATAGAAGCTGCAGATGTAGCTACAAAAACAGCAAATGTCGAGATTTTAAATAAGCATTTTATTAGTGCGGGAATAGTAACATTAGAAATAACAGGAGATATAGGAGCGGTGAAAGTAGCTATAGAAGCAGCTGTAGAAGCTACTAAAAAACTAGGTGTTTTTATGAGTAGTAATGTAATAGCAAGACCTGGTGATTCAATCGCAAATCTAATCTTAGGTGATTTAAAAAACGACAATCTTCAAATAACAAAAAAAATTGAAAAAACAGTTGAAAAAGAAATAAAACTAGAAGAAGTAAAGCCAGAAGAAATAAAAGAGTTGAAAAAACAGACAATAGTCGAGAAAAAAATAAAAAATAAAAAATAA
- the eutL gene encoding ethanolamine utilization microcompartment protein EutL, protein MINDQLRAKVLGVKVIPNVDDKMAKELKLPNGYKSIGIVTADCDDVTYTALDAATKMAEVEVVYGKSFYGGAANANSKLAGEVIGIIAGPSPAEVKSGLDSIVDFIENEACFYSANEDDSIAYYAHCISRTGTYLSESSGIKEGEALAYLIAPPIEAMYALDTAMKAADVEMVAFFGPPSETNFGGALLTGSQSACKAACETFADAVKYVAANPTKY, encoded by the coding sequence ATGATTAATGATCAGTTGAGAGCAAAAGTATTAGGAGTAAAAGTTATACCAAATGTTGATGATAAGATGGCAAAGGAATTAAAATTACCAAATGGGTATAAAAGTATTGGAATTGTTACTGCAGATTGTGATGATGTAACTTATACAGCGCTTGATGCTGCTACTAAAATGGCAGAAGTAGAAGTTGTTTATGGAAAATCATTCTATGGTGGAGCAGCAAATGCAAACAGTAAATTAGCAGGAGAAGTTATTGGAATAATAGCAGGACCAAGCCCTGCTGAAGTAAAGAGTGGATTAGACTCGATAGTTGATTTTATAGAAAATGAAGCATGTTTTTATAGTGCTAATGAAGATGATTCTATAGCTTATTATGCACACTGTATTTCAAGAACAGGAACATATCTATCAGAAAGCTCAGGTATAAAAGAAGGGGAAGCCCTAGCTTATTTAATAGCTCCTCCTATAGAAGCAATGTATGCTTTAGATACAGCGATGAAAGCTGCAGATGTAGAGATGGTTGCATTTTTTGGACCACCATCTGAAACAAACTTTGGTGGTGCTTTATTAACTGGGAGTCAATCAGCATGCAAAGCAGCTTGTGAAACTTTTGCAGATGCGGTTAAGTATGTAGCTGCAAATCCAACTAAGTATTAA
- the eutC gene encoding ethanolamine ammonia-lyase subunit EutC yields the protein MVSEKELKSIISKVLEQMGSETKIENQLVEEKSEKLCNKELEDITVKEIKDICELKEFHNKEEFLKYKQKTPARVGVSRAGSRYLTSTSLRFKADHAAAIDAVFSDVSEEFLKRNNLFKVETRCENKDEYLTRPDLGRRISETGVQEIKEKCKKSPKVQVYISDGLSSTAIEANIEDTLPSLLNGLKSYGIETGTPFFVKYGRVGAADEVSEVVDAELTCVLIGERPGLATSESMSAYITYKGYIGIPEAKRTVVSNIHRNGTSAAEAGAHIAHIIKQSLEAKASGQDLKL from the coding sequence ATGGTATCAGAAAAAGAACTTAAAAGCATAATTTCTAAAGTTTTAGAACAAATGGGGTCTGAAACAAAAATAGAAAATCAATTAGTGGAAGAAAAATCAGAAAAATTATGCAATAAAGAGTTAGAAGACATAACAGTGAAAGAAATTAAAGATATATGTGAATTAAAAGAATTCCATAATAAGGAAGAATTTTTAAAATATAAACAAAAGACACCTGCAAGAGTAGGAGTGTCTAGAGCTGGAAGTAGATATCTTACTAGTACTTCATTGAGATTTAAAGCAGACCATGCTGCTGCGATAGATGCAGTATTTAGTGATGTATCTGAAGAATTTTTAAAAAGAAATAATTTATTTAAAGTAGAAACAAGATGTGAGAATAAAGATGAATATCTTACTAGACCTGATCTAGGAAGAAGGATTTCTGAAACAGGAGTTCAAGAAATTAAAGAAAAATGTAAAAAATCACCTAAAGTACAAGTTTATATTTCAGATGGTCTAAGCTCAACTGCTATAGAAGCAAATATTGAGGACACTCTACCATCGTTATTAAATGGATTAAAATCTTATGGGATAGAAACAGGGACTCCATTTTTTGTAAAATATGGTAGAGTCGGTGCAGCAGATGAAGTTTCAGAGGTTGTGGATGCAGAATTAACATGTGTATTGATCGGAGAAAGACCAGGATTGGCAACTTCAGAAAGTATGAGTGCATATATTACGTATAAAGGCTATATAGGGATTCCAGAAGCTAAAAGAACAGTAGTTTCAAATATTCATAGAAATGGAACATCTGCTGCGGAAGCTGGCGCACATATAGCACATATTATAAAACAAAGTTTGGAAGCTAAGGCTAGTGGACAAGATTTAAAACTTTAG
- a CDS encoding ethanolamine ammonia-lyase subunit EutB → MRLSTKLFGVEYHFKSLNEVMAKANELKSGDQLAGIAAKTTKERVAAKEVLSEVTLKDLKENPAVPYEEDEITRIIMDDLNLKVYDEIKEWTVKDLREWLLSTEVKGNDIKWIRRGLTSEMIAAVTKLMSNLDLIQTAKKIVVTKHCNTTIGGETVLAARLQPNHTTDDPDGIMISLLEGLSYGVGDAVIGLNPVDDTVDSVIRVLERFDEIKRKWKIPTQICVLAHVTTQMEAIKRGAPTDLIFQSIAGSEKGNEAFGINAKMIEEAKNLALREGTAAGPNVMYFETGQGSELSSDAHHGVDQLTMEARCYGFAKRYDPFIVNTVVGFIGPEYLYDSKQVTRAGLEDHFMGKLHGLSMGVDVCYTNHMKADQNDIENLAILLGAAGCNFFMGVPVGDDIMLNYQTTGYHDIQTVRETLNKNPINEFSLWLEEMGIRKDGKFTKKSGDGSIFL, encoded by the coding sequence ATGAGATTAAGTACAAAATTGTTTGGCGTAGAGTATCACTTTAAGTCTCTTAATGAAGTTATGGCTAAAGCCAATGAATTAAAATCAGGGGATCAACTAGCAGGCATTGCAGCTAAAACAACAAAAGAAAGAGTTGCAGCTAAAGAAGTTTTATCTGAGGTTACTTTAAAAGATTTAAAAGAAAATCCAGCAGTGCCATACGAAGAAGATGAAATAACCAGAATAATCATGGATGATTTAAATCTAAAAGTTTATGATGAAATAAAAGAATGGACTGTTAAAGATTTAAGAGAGTGGTTATTGAGTACAGAAGTAAAAGGAAATGATATTAAGTGGATTAGAAGAGGTCTTACCTCAGAAATGATAGCAGCTGTAACTAAGTTAATGTCAAATTTAGACTTAATACAAACAGCTAAAAAGATAGTCGTGACTAAACATTGCAACACTACTATTGGAGGAGAAACAGTACTTGCAGCAAGATTACAACCAAATCATACAACAGATGATCCCGATGGAATTATGATCTCCCTTTTAGAAGGATTAAGTTATGGAGTTGGAGATGCTGTAATAGGACTTAATCCTGTAGATGATACGGTTGATAGTGTAATTAGAGTATTAGAAAGATTTGATGAAATAAAAAGAAAATGGAAAATACCAACACAAATTTGTGTACTTGCTCATGTTACAACACAAATGGAAGCAATAAAAAGAGGAGCACCAACAGATTTAATATTTCAAAGTATAGCAGGGTCTGAAAAAGGAAATGAAGCTTTTGGTATAAATGCGAAAATGATAGAAGAAGCTAAAAATTTAGCATTGAGGGAAGGGACTGCAGCTGGACCAAATGTAATGTATTTTGAGACAGGACAAGGATCTGAACTTTCATCAGATGCACATCATGGCGTGGATCAACTAACGATGGAAGCAAGATGTTATGGGTTCGCTAAAAGATATGACCCTTTCATTGTAAATACAGTAGTAGGTTTTATAGGACCAGAATATCTATACGACAGTAAACAAGTAACAAGAGCAGGATTAGAAGATCATTTTATGGGTAAATTACATGGACTTTCGATGGGAGTAGATGTTTGTTACACAAATCATATGAAAGCAGATCAAAATGATATAGAAAACTTAGCAATATTGTTGGGAGCAGCAGGATGTAATTTCTTTATGGGAGTACCCGTTGGAGATGATATTATGCTTAACTATCAAACAACAGGATACCATGACATACAAACAGTAAGAGAAACATTAAATAAAAATCCAATTAATGAATTTTCTTTATGGCTTGAAGAGATGGGAATTAGAAAGGATGGGAAATTTACAAAAAAATCAGGAGACGGATCAATTTTTTTATAA